ACTAAAACCGCCACCTACCGCGTCGAAGCGTTTCAATCCCGCGATTTGGGCCCGCTCGGCTTTGCCGACGGCGATGGAAAAATCGTCTACTACCACACGCCGGTAAAGAAACACACGACGGCCACCGAGTTCGACGTGAGTAAAATGCAATCGCTGCCGCGAGTCGACATGGTGCTCTCCTACGTCGGCGCCGACGGTACGATGATCGAAGCCGCCGCGAAAGCCGGCGCCAAGGGCATCGTCAGCGCCGGCACCGGCGCCGGCCGTCCGACCCCTGCGGAGGATGCCGCGTTCGATAAATGTTTCAAGGAAACCGGGATGCTGATGTGCCTATGCAGCCGCGTCGCCGCCGGCCGCGTGGTCAGAAGTCCAGGATTGGAACGGCGCGGCTTCGTCGCCGGCGACAATTTGCAGCCGTGGAAAGCGCGTTTGCTGTTGTCGTTGGCGCTGACGAAGACGACGAATGCCGACGAGATTCAGCTCATGTTCGACACGTATTAAGACGCCCATCAAATATCCAAGCTAAACTTACTAGGGGCGCGTCAATCGCGCCCCTATTTTTTGCGCAGTTGAACCCCGATCGCCCTGAGCAAGGTCGAAGGATGCGGCCAATCTCTCCGATTACACTGCGCGCAACGCCTGGACGATATTCAAGCGCGACGCCCGCACAGCCGGCAAAAATCCGCCGATCAAACCCATCAACAACGAGAAGCCTAGCGACGTTACGACGATGGACGGGGACAACGCGAAGGAAAACGCTAGCTCGGAGAATGATCCGAAATTCAAAGTCGAGATTGACACGAACTGAAGGAGCGACGCCAGGGCCAAGCCGAGTAGACCACCGCCCAACGACAGAGCGAACGATTCAAACATAAAGGCGAACAAGATGCTGCGGCGAAAAAAACCTTACGCGCGTAGCGTGCCGATCTCGGTGGTTCGGTTCGCAACCGAACCGTACATGGTGATCATCGCGCCGATAGTCGCGCCAATGCTGAAAATGACGGTGATAAAGATGCCCAGGATACGGATGAACGCCGCCATCATCTCGGACTGTTCCTCGAAGAATTTCTTTTCCCGCTTGGCGGCGAAGTATTGCAGGCGGTTGTCGCTCTCGAAAGCGCTCACGATATTCGACAGCTCAGCGGGATCTTTGAGCCGTACAGTCACCGTCGAGAACGACGAGCGCCTGAAGACGGCGGCGATCTGATTCAAATCGCCCCACAGTTCGGAATCGAAACCGCTCCCGTCGGCATCGAAAAGGCCGACCACCGTCCAAAAATCACCGCCGAATTTGATCTTCTCGCCCAACTGCGCGCCGACGAATCTTTTGGTGATGCCGGCGCCGACGATCACTTCGCGCGCGCCCCAGCGAAACATGCGGCCTTCGGTAATTTTCACTTGCGGGCGCAACTGCAACGCCGCTTCTTCCACACCGCGCACGGTGACGTTGCTGATGCCTTTGGCGCCGAGCTTGCTGAGATTGATAATCACCACCACTTCTTTGGAACAGAGCGGCGCACCGTCCGCGCCGCGCGCGACCTGCGGCAGGTTGACAACGATGCCGGCGGCTTCGCGGTCGATGATGCTCATAATCTCGCTCGCCGCCGCTTTACGCGCGACGATGACGTTGTCGTCCGACCCGGTAGAGCGCAATGTCTTCTGCACGCCGTTGGCCATCATCAAAACCGCGCTGAAAACGAACACCACCATAGCGACACCGATCATGGTGATCGCGCTGGTTAGCCGGCGCGAGATCGCGCTGCGCAAAATATATTTGAGCGGTATTTGCATCATGGCCCCAGGACAGAGGTAGGGGTCGACCTACGTGTCGGCCCTACGAAGACAAATCGTTGCGTCTCTGCGGTCTACATTTTTCCTCACCC
This sequence is a window from Deltaproteobacteria bacterium. Protein-coding genes within it:
- a CDS encoding asparaginase, with amino-acid sequence MAKLPRVALILTGGTIDSVGKDRLDLAWYIEAGKRLNDGELLQQLPELKGIAEVQEIPFRRLPSHALIDKDWLDLVRTIDKIFAEDQADGIVITHGTNTIEETAYFLNLTLKTDKPVIVVGSMRPSSAISADGYLNLVNAIKVAADPNSKGRGCLLVMNDTIFNGRDVTKTATYRVEAFQSRDLGPLGFADGDGKIVYYHTPVKKHTTATEFDVSKMQSLPRVDMVLSYVGADGTMIEAAAKAGAKGIVSAGTGAGRPTPAEDAAFDKCFKETGMLMCLCSRVAAGRVVRSPGLERRGFVAGDNLQPWKARLLLSLALTKTTNADEIQLMFDTY